The Ruminococcus bovis genome includes a region encoding these proteins:
- a CDS encoding alpha-amylase family glycosyl hydrolase, translating into MTKIKKIIALLMVIAVSASIMVVGTVGVSAKDTSTKKTAAGETTETGITVHYKSEGVTPYVYYWNSLPNNIKTDYPGEQMTADKDNWYTTTFKDVTKINLMFTDKDGKQLSKELTRKTGEWWFYNNIWWSSNPDEFDPASSVDFREESIYFVVTTRFYNGDKSNDVHCWDDNVYNNPDSDPAWRGDFKGLAEKLDYIKALGFSAIWITPVVENGSGYDYHGYHAMDFSKVDSRYESDDFTYEDLIQAAHKKGMKIVQDVVWQHTGNFGEGTLCKLFDKDTSKDLSSIEDSMIPTQKLLDQAGVSTAEEYWNLTPAKQHEARIDLMKNNTIQSSNSTGVHPSTKDYSDDKLSKSSVYNPNNYYHTSYFRNLNWDDWSCKYAQIAGDCVDLNTENPAVAEYINQAYSKYMAMGVDAFRVDTVRHIPRLTLNMMYNKQMMANAAKYGNPNFYMFGEICTRYGQIWYRDHAQESSMFYTWDESDPKWAKEWSSGTDLESINNNMNLTFDHYNEYDDTSIQPTSDNAFLKGISYHTPDTSKASGMNAIDFTMHYNFNTAGNAYGLAKQEDKYFNDSTWNVVYVDSHDYAPGPNDSVRFNGGTSTWAENLDLMFTFRGIPCIYYGSEIEFKKGIMIDGGANKTPLEGTGRAYFGDHVEGDVKTTDFGDYTATGAASESLSYPLAKHITKLNKIRRAVPALQKGQYTVDSNYVSGDMAYIRRYTSDDTDSLALVTISSGATFKNIPNGTYIDAVTGDKKVVTNGTLSVSAPGKSNMRVYVCCGNGFTGIDGAIGETGLTYLK; encoded by the coding sequence ATGACCAAAATTAAAAAAATCATTGCACTCTTGATGGTCATTGCAGTTTCAGCATCTATTATGGTTGTAGGCACAGTTGGTGTATCTGCTAAGGATACAAGCACTAAGAAAACTGCTGCCGGCGAAACTACAGAAACTGGAATTACAGTACACTATAAGAGCGAAGGCGTAACTCCATATGTATATTATTGGAATTCACTTCCAAATAATATTAAGACAGATTATCCAGGTGAACAGATGACTGCTGACAAGGATAACTGGTACACAACAACATTTAAAGATGTTACAAAGATTAACCTAATGTTCACAGACAAAGACGGTAAGCAACTTTCAAAGGAGCTTACTCGTAAGACAGGTGAATGGTGGTTCTATAACAACATTTGGTGGAGCTCAAACCCAGATGAGTTTGACCCTGCATCATCTGTTGATTTCCGTGAAGAATCAATTTACTTTGTAGTTACAACAAGATTCTACAACGGTGATAAGTCTAACGATGTTCACTGTTGGGATGATAATGTTTACAACAACCCTGACTCTGACCCTGCATGGAGAGGTGACTTTAAGGGTCTTGCTGAAAAGCTAGACTACATTAAGGCACTTGGTTTCTCAGCAATTTGGATTACTCCTGTTGTTGAAAACGGCTCAGGTTATGACTACCACGGCTACCATGCTATGGACTTCTCAAAGGTTGACTCAAGATATGAAAGTGATGACTTTACATATGAGGACCTAATTCAGGCAGCTCATAAAAAGGGTATGAAGATTGTACAGGATGTTGTATGGCAGCATACAGGTAACTTCGGTGAAGGTACACTTTGTAAGCTATTCGATAAGGATACTTCAAAGGATTTATCAAGCATTGAAGATTCTATGATTCCTACACAAAAGCTTCTAGACCAGGCCGGTGTTAGTACAGCAGAAGAATACTGGAACTTAACTCCTGCAAAACAGCATGAAGCAAGAATTGACTTAATGAAGAATAACACAATTCAGTCAAGTAACTCTACAGGTGTTCACCCATCAACAAAGGATTACTCTGATGATAAGTTATCAAAATCTTCAGTTTACAACCCTAACAACTACTACCACACATCTTACTTTAGAAATCTAAACTGGGATGACTGGTCATGTAAATATGCTCAGATTGCAGGTGACTGTGTTGACCTAAATACAGAAAACCCAGCAGTTGCTGAATATATTAACCAGGCATATAGTAAGTATATGGCTATGGGTGTTGATGCGTTCCGTGTTGATACTGTTAGACATATTCCTAGACTAACTCTAAATATGATGTATAACAAGCAGATGATGGCTAATGCAGCTAAGTACGGTAACCCTAACTTCTATATGTTCGGTGAAATCTGTACTCGTTACGGTCAGATTTGGTATCGTGACCATGCTCAGGAATCATCAATGTTCTACACATGGGATGAATCTGATCCTAAGTGGGCAAAGGAATGGTCAAGTGGCACAGATCTTGAATCTATCAACAACAATATGAACCTAACATTTGACCACTATAACGAATATGATGATACATCAATTCAGCCAACATCTGACAATGCATTCCTAAAGGGTATTAGCTACCATACACCTGATACAAGCAAGGCTTCAGGTATGAATGCAATTGACTTTACAATGCACTATAACTTCAATACTGCCGGCAATGCTTATGGCCTAGCTAAGCAGGAAGATAAGTACTTTAATGACTCAACTTGGAATGTTGTTTATGTTGATTCACATGACTACGCTCCAGGCCCTAACGATAGTGTTAGATTTAACGGTGGTACTTCAACTTGGGCAGAAAACCTAGACCTAATGTTCACATTCCGTGGTATTCCTTGTATTTACTACGGTTCAGAAATTGAATTTAAGAAGGGCATTATGATTGACGGTGGTGCTAACAAGACTCCTCTTGAAGGCACAGGTCGTGCTTACTTCGGTGACCATGTTGAAGGTGATGTTAAGACAACAGACTTTGGTGATTATACAGCTACAGGTGCTGCTTCAGAATCTCTAAGCTATCCTCTAGCAAAGCATATCACAAAGCTTAACAAGATTCGTCGTGCTGTTCCTGCTCTTCAGAAGGGTCAGTACACAGTAGATAGCAACTATGTAAGTGGTGATATGGCTTATATCAGAAGATACACAAGCGATGACACAGATTCACTTGCTCTAGTTACAATCTCAAGTGGTGCAACATTCAAGAACATTCCTAACGGTACATATATTGACGCAGTTACAGGTGACAAGAAGGTTGTTACAAACGGTACACTTTCAGTTTCAGCTCCTGGTAAGTCAAATATGAGAGTTTATGTATGTTGTGGTAATGGCTTCACAGGTATTGACGGAGCTATTGGCGAAACAGGTTTAACATATCTAAAATAA
- the spoIIP gene encoding stage II sporulation protein P has protein sequence MGRNIRKLSLLFAFVAIVAGMYSLCNRVGGYVTPKENSVEVVKKVDEVPTTTPTTVSATVPTTKTKVNKTTKETVPTTSSGKNYPVIEKQFGEDGITYDNFCVKNYTDYSLDIATELKRGLPFKIEKNHQVQVLIFHTHTCESYLKSDTDYYPSDYYPRTTNNKENVTAVGDEIEKQLKKAGIGVIHDKTKHDYPSYNGGYDRSYQTIQKYMEKYKGIKVVLDIHRDAIGEGGESGKVKPTFKYKGKKASQIMIMTGYQYEGGGDFPFWRDNLDFAIKLQQTAETMYPGLTRPLNFGEYTYNLNVCNGSLLIEFGTDVNTIDEVKRSGKMVGKALAKVLQNN, from the coding sequence ATGGGCAGAAATATAAGAAAGTTAAGTTTGCTTTTTGCTTTTGTTGCTATTGTTGCAGGTATGTATTCACTATGTAATAGGGTAGGTGGCTATGTAACACCTAAGGAAAATTCGGTTGAAGTGGTTAAGAAGGTTGATGAAGTTCCCACAACAACACCTACTACTGTTTCAGCTACTGTACCTACTACAAAAACAAAGGTGAATAAAACAACTAAAGAAACTGTCCCTACCACCTCATCAGGAAAAAATTATCCTGTTATAGAAAAACAGTTTGGTGAGGATGGTATTACATATGATAATTTTTGTGTAAAAAATTATACTGACTATTCCCTTGATATTGCCACAGAATTAAAGAGAGGTTTGCCGTTTAAAATAGAAAAGAACCACCAAGTTCAAGTATTGATTTTCCATACTCATACTTGTGAAAGTTATCTAAAAAGTGATACCGATTATTATCCAAGTGACTATTATCCAAGAACAACTAATAATAAAGAAAATGTTACAGCAGTAGGTGACGAAATAGAAAAACAACTGAAAAAGGCCGGTATCGGTGTTATCCATGACAAAACAAAGCATGACTATCCATCATACAACGGTGGGTATGATAGAAGTTATCAAACAATTCAAAAGTATATGGAAAAGTATAAGGGTATTAAGGTTGTACTTGATATACATAGAGATGCTATTGGTGAGGGTGGTGAGTCCGGTAAAGTTAAACCTACTTTTAAATATAAAGGGAAGAAAGCCTCCCAAATTATGATTATGACAGGTTATCAGTATGAGGGTGGAGGTGACTTTCCATTTTGGAGAGATAACCTTGACTTTGCCATAAAACTTCAACAGACTGCAGAAACAATGTATCCCGGATTAACCAGACCACTTAACTTTGGAGAATACACTTATAACCTAAATGTGTGCAACGGTTCATTGCTAATTGAATTTGGTACAGATGTAAATACTATTGATGAAGTAAAGCGTTCCGGAAAGATGGTGGGAAAGGCTCTGGCAAAAGTATTGCAAAATAATTGA
- a CDS encoding serine hydroxymethyltransferase, giving the protein MEKVNSIDFVNMYDPEVGSAMAEEQARQKRNLELIASENIVSPAVMAAMGSLLTNKYAEGYPGKRYYGGCFAVDKVEEIARKRACELFGAEHANVQPHSGAQANMAVYFAMLTPGDTVMGMNLNEGGHLTHGSPVNMSGKYFNFVPYGVDSETHRIDYDKVLEIAKECKPKMIVAGASAYPRIIDFAKFREIADEVGALLMVDMAHIAGLVAAGVHPNPVPYCDFVTTTTHKTLRGPRGGMILCKEQYAKAIDKAIFPGTQGGPLMHIIAAKAVCLGEALKPEFKEYGKQIVKNCKALADGLVKRGCKLVSGGTDNHVLLMDLRDTGVTGKELEARLDDCYITVNKNTIPNEPLSPFVTSGVRIGTAAVTTRGLKEEDCDKIAEYITLVLNDYEGNKDKVRAGVEEICKKYPLYED; this is encoded by the coding sequence ATGGAAAAAGTAAATTCTATTGATTTTGTAAATATGTACGACCCTGAAGTTGGTTCAGCAATGGCTGAAGAACAGGCTCGTCAGAAGAGAAACCTTGAACTTATTGCATCAGAAAACATTGTTTCACCTGCAGTTATGGCTGCTATGGGTAGCTTACTAACTAATAAGTATGCTGAAGGTTATCCGGGTAAGCGTTACTATGGTGGTTGCTTTGCAGTAGATAAGGTTGAAGAAATTGCCAGAAAGAGAGCTTGTGAACTATTTGGTGCAGAACATGCTAATGTTCAGCCTCACTCAGGTGCTCAGGCTAATATGGCAGTTTATTTTGCAATGCTAACACCGGGCGATACAGTTATGGGTATGAACCTTAACGAAGGTGGTCACCTAACTCACGGTTCACCTGTAAATATGAGTGGTAAGTACTTTAACTTTGTACCTTATGGTGTTGATAGTGAAACTCACCGTATTGACTATGATAAGGTTCTTGAAATTGCTAAAGAATGTAAGCCAAAGATGATTGTTGCCGGTGCATCAGCTTACCCAAGAATCATTGACTTTGCAAAGTTCAGAGAAATTGCTGATGAAGTTGGTGCTTTGCTAATGGTTGATATGGCTCACATTGCAGGTCTTGTAGCAGCAGGTGTTCATCCAAACCCAGTACCATATTGTGACTTTGTTACAACAACAACTCATAAGACACTTCGTGGACCTAGAGGTGGTATGATTCTTTGTAAGGAACAGTATGCTAAGGCTATTGATAAGGCTATCTTCCCAGGTACTCAGGGTGGTCCACTAATGCACATTATTGCTGCAAAGGCAGTTTGTCTTGGTGAAGCTCTAAAGCCTGAATTTAAGGAATACGGTAAGCAGATTGTTAAGAACTGTAAGGCTCTTGCCGATGGTCTTGTTAAGAGAGGCTGTAAGCTGGTTTCAGGTGGTACAGACAACCATGTTCTACTTATGGATTTAAGAGATACAGGTGTTACAGGTAAGGAACTTGAAGCAAGACTTGACGACTGCTATATTACAGTTAACAAGAATACTATTCCAAATGAACCACTAAGCCCATTTGTTACAAGTGGTGTTCGTATCGGTACAGCAGCAGTTACAACTCGTGGACTAAAGGAAGAAGATTGTGACAAGATTGCTGAATATATTACACTAGTACTTAATGACTATGAAGGTAACAAGGATAAGGTTAGAGCAGGTGTTGAAGAAATCTGCAAGAAGTATCCTCTATACGAAGACTAA
- the dusB gene encoding tRNA dihydrouridine synthase DusB, with protein MKIGNIEIKNSAALAPMAGVADCAFRELCASYGAAYTVTEMVSSKGIHYNSKKSAELMELTDKERPSGIQIFGNEPKTMADAAVFAMQFKPDFIDINMGCPAPKISGNGAGASLMKTPKLCGEIVKEVVSAVDIPVTVKMRKGWDDDSINCLEVATIVEENGASAVALHGRTRQQYYKPPVDWDIIKEVKSHLTIPVIGNGDVNSAEKAKKLYEHTGCDMIMVGRGALGNPWLFDEINQYLKTGTIPPKPTPEEKLSVMVKQIERMCELKGEYLGIRQSRKHIVWYLKGFRGAASLRNEAGHTSSLEELYALVQKVLDMHINS; from the coding sequence ATGAAAATCGGAAATATTGAAATAAAAAATTCTGCTGCTCTTGCCCCAATGGCAGGGGTGGCAGATTGTGCATTTAGAGAACTTTGTGCTTCCTACGGTGCTGCTTATACTGTAACAGAAATGGTAAGCTCAAAGGGAATACATTATAATAGTAAGAAGTCTGCCGAACTAATGGAACTAACCGATAAAGAAAGACCATCCGGTATTCAAATCTTCGGTAATGAACCAAAGACTATGGCTGATGCTGCAGTATTTGCAATGCAGTTTAAACCGGACTTTATTGATATAAATATGGGTTGTCCTGCTCCAAAGATAAGTGGTAACGGTGCAGGTGCATCCCTTATGAAAACACCTAAGCTTTGTGGTGAAATCGTTAAGGAAGTTGTGTCGGCAGTTGATATTCCCGTAACTGTAAAGATGAGAAAAGGTTGGGATGATGACTCGATAAATTGTCTTGAAGTTGCAACTATTGTGGAAGAAAACGGTGCTTCGGCAGTAGCTTTACATGGTAGGACAAGACAACAGTACTACAAGCCACCTGTTGATTGGGATATTATTAAGGAAGTGAAAAGCCACCTAACAATTCCCGTAATAGGCAACGGCGATGTTAATTCTGCCGAAAAGGCTAAGAAACTTTATGAGCATACCGGTTGTGATATGATTATGGTTGGCAGAGGTGCTTTGGGTAATCCTTGGTTATTTGATGAAATTAATCAGTATCTAAAGACAGGAACAATTCCACCTAAGCCAACACCGGAAGAAAAACTTTCTGTAATGGTTAAGCAGATTGAGAGAATGTGTGAACTAAAAGGTGAGTACCTTGGTATTCGTCAAAGCAGAAAACATATTGTGTGGTATCTAAAAGGTTTTAGAGGTGCAGCATCCCTAAGAAATGAAGCCGGTCATACTTCGTCACTTGAAGAATTGTATGCTTTGGTGCAAAAAGTTTTGGATATGCACATTAATAGTTGA
- a CDS encoding replication-associated recombination protein A codes for MQPLADRLRPATLDDIVGQKHILGEGKPLRKIIESNKIPNLIFYGPSGVGKTTLATYIAKKTNMTFKKLNGTTASTSDLKDIFKELDGFAGLNGVLLYLDEIQYFNKKQQQTLLEYIENGKITLIASTTENPYFYVYNAILSRSTVFEFKPVPYEEVEKAVRRAFSILADENGISVEIDDKTVKTISVACGGDVRKAMNSAELSFLATDTVDGVKTITEETAKDLTQRSAMRYDREGDEHYDILSAYQKSMRGSDANAALHYLARLLIAGDLISACRRLMVCACEDVGLAYPNLIPIVKCCVDIAMSVGLPEARIPLADAVIMVCNAPKSNSGEMAIDKAMADIKAGNVGSIPRQLQNTHYDGEDNQNKGQHYLYPHDYDHHYVVQQYLPDILKNRQYYTYGDNKNEQAFKAYWDKIKP; via the coding sequence ATGCAACCTTTAGCAGACAGACTTAGACCGGCAACCCTTGATGATATTGTAGGTCAAAAACATATTTTAGGTGAGGGAAAGCCTTTGCGTAAAATTATTGAAAGCAACAAAATTCCTAACCTGATTTTTTACGGACCATCAGGAGTTGGCAAAACTACCCTTGCAACATATATTGCAAAGAAAACCAATATGACTTTCAAAAAGTTAAACGGTACAACTGCATCAACTTCTGACTTGAAAGATATTTTTAAGGAACTTGATGGTTTTGCCGGACTAAACGGTGTGTTGCTATACCTTGATGAAATTCAGTATTTTAATAAGAAACAACAACAAACATTACTTGAATACATTGAAAACGGCAAAATCACTTTAATTGCATCTACAACAGAAAATCCCTATTTCTATGTATACAATGCAATTTTAAGTCGTAGTACTGTTTTTGAGTTTAAACCTGTTCCATATGAAGAAGTAGAAAAAGCAGTTAGAAGAGCATTTTCTATTTTAGCAGATGAAAACGGTATTTCTGTTGAAATTGACGATAAAACAGTTAAGACAATTTCTGTTGCTTGTGGTGGAGATGTAAGAAAGGCTATGAATAGTGCAGAACTTTCTTTCCTAGCAACAGATACTGTTGATGGTGTGAAAACTATTACAGAAGAAACTGCAAAAGATTTAACCCAAAGAAGTGCTATGAGGTACGATAGGGAAGGTGATGAGCATTATGACATTTTGTCAGCTTATCAAAAGAGTATGCGTGGCAGTGACGCAAATGCAGCTTTGCATTATCTTGCAAGACTTCTTATTGCAGGTGACTTGATTTCTGCTTGTAGAAGACTAATGGTATGTGCTTGTGAAGATGTGGGACTTGCTTATCCTAACCTTATACCTATAGTAAAGTGTTGTGTTGATATTGCAATGTCGGTAGGATTGCCTGAGGCCAGAATCCCTTTAGCTGATGCAGTTATTATGGTATGTAATGCTCCAAAATCAAATTCCGGAGAAATGGCAATAGACAAAGCTATGGCTGATATAAAAGCCGGTAATGTTGGCAGTATTCCAAGACAACTACAAAACACCCACTATGACGGTGAAGATAATCAAAACAAAGGACAACATTACCTTTATCCTCATGATTATGACCATCATTATGTTGTACAGCAGTATTTACCTGATATTCTAAAAAATAGGCAATATTATACATATGGTGACAATAAAAACGAACAAGCCTTTAAGGCTTATTGGGATAAAATAAAACCCTAG
- a CDS encoding starch-binding protein — translation MKTLCKKSFGVFLAVLMLLSAVGVGSYSVFAANTDTEKSGATSASGDTVYFQNTANWSKVNAYMWNESKGNSSNKTWPGEAMTDEGDGVWSYDIKGEYDHIIFNNGSSQTGNIVYPGNSMIYKDGSWEVYDTSPLRITSFESDTKSPAYIGSAITLTTVTKSDTTGVQYQYSVNGQVISSYSSNNSCVWNPASSGDYTIRVDVKDNAGNQNFREMSFSIKDPSQEQKPVFLSSNPLTGKQIKTGTATNLSVNAAGGNTGTKLLFYKYVVKDPTGEQVNTAYYTLNKNYSFTATKTGTYTVDVSVQGSDNQTITQQLKFESTQNPTDPTEDTQPTSPSVTTPSKTDPTVTTPTTATEPSTPDPSKILGDVNGDGVLNIRDSALIQKKHTGFVIDSYDESVSDFNKDGKMNVKDAVAIQKFLAKAN, via the coding sequence ATGAAAACATTATGTAAAAAGTCCTTTGGTGTTTTCCTAGCAGTACTTATGCTTTTAAGTGCTGTAGGTGTTGGCAGTTATTCTGTATTTGCTGCTAATACTGACACAGAAAAATCAGGGGCAACCTCTGCAAGTGGCGACACAGTGTATTTCCAAAACACTGCTAACTGGTCAAAGGTTAACGCTTACATGTGGAATGAAAGTAAGGGCAATTCAAGCAATAAAACTTGGCCCGGTGAAGCTATGACAGATGAAGGTGACGGTGTATGGTCTTATGACATTAAGGGCGAATACGACCACATCATCTTCAATAACGGTAGCTCACAGACAGGTAATATTGTTTACCCTGGTAACAGTATGATTTACAAAGACGGTTCTTGGGAAGTATATGATACAAGCCCACTAAGAATTACATCTTTTGAATCCGACACTAAGTCACCTGCTTACATTGGTAGTGCTATTACACTAACAACTGTTACAAAGAGCGACACTACAGGTGTACAGTATCAGTACTCAGTAAACGGTCAGGTTATCAGTTCTTATTCTTCTAACAATTCTTGTGTATGGAATCCTGCTTCTTCAGGTGACTACACAATTAGAGTTGATGTTAAGGATAACGCAGGTAACCAGAACTTTAGAGAAATGTCTTTCTCAATCAAAGACCCTTCTCAGGAACAAAAGCCTGTATTCCTATCTTCTAACCCTCTTACAGGTAAGCAGATTAAGACAGGTACAGCTACTAACCTTTCTGTAAATGCAGCCGGTGGTAACACAGGCACAAAGCTTCTTTTCTACAAATATGTAGTTAAAGATCCTACAGGTGAACAGGTTAACACAGCTTATTACACACTAAACAAGAATTATTCATTTACAGCAACTAAGACTGGTACTTATACAGTTGATGTATCTGTTCAGGGTAGTGATAACCAGACAATCACTCAGCAGTTAAAGTTTGAATCAACTCAGAATCCAACAGATCCAACAGAAGATACTCAGCCAACTTCTCCATCTGTAACAACTCCATCTAAGACAGATCCAACAGTAACAACTCCAACTACTGCTACTGAACCATCAACTCCGGATCCAAGCAAGATTCTTGGCGATGTTAATGGTGATGGTGTTCTAAATATCAGAGACTCTGCTCTAATCCAGAAGAAGCACACAGGCTTCGTTATTGATTCATATGATGAATCAGTTTCTGACTTTAACAAAGATGGTAAAATGAATGTTAAGGATGCTGTAGCTATCCAAAAATTCCTTGCTAAAGCAAATTAA
- a CDS encoding lectin like domain-containing protein → MNKFAKIVSIASAMLIVSTTGLSVSAAKVDTIESKNSSEIAIPFTGEGTTLDVDETLPSSYSSKDLNLVTPIRQQGNAQICWAYGGLSSLETLLIKDGVIDNSSNSWYSAAHVDAWGTPRKDGTGWQREYYKGGGFPYITMGYLSSWSGGVSENEFPYTSPLSLFDINKKYNINDVVTGIMYLDSEDKDTIKKSIKDYGAVTTHYNEYSKFSADDTHSYCPAESNYISGHCVSVVGWDDNISKESFTVNIDGKTYTPKKDGAWLCRNSWGDYNDFDGYFWISYEDYYIFSDVFGPSYAFTDYMKNNVSNTIHQVETFGATYEFDYLDEASKDTTYINVLNIDNTNEYLNKVMFESTSVGANYTLYYIPVDNEGTPSSDKTTWKTLKTGKVPYSGYYTADVDPLYVSKGKIGIGVEIDTTDTKAINGIGVSEWLENKDERIFNTEAKRGQSYIYTDKNIFPNIPSLSKSKVNDVMDFYEDVNDDTEGGNFVIKGITYKRGTLAGDANLDGVVNIDDAVCIQKSTIHSYTLSSEGQINADINQDGVVNVKDVTEIQRLLAKVTGDNQ, encoded by the coding sequence ATGAATAAATTTGCAAAAATTGTTTCTATTGCAAGTGCAATGTTAATTGTGTCTACTACCGGACTTAGTGTTAGTGCTGCAAAGGTTGACACAATAGAAAGTAAAAATTCAAGTGAAATTGCAATACCTTTTACAGGTGAAGGAACTACACTTGATGTTGATGAAACTTTACCTTCATCATATAGTTCAAAAGACTTAAATCTTGTAACACCAATCAGACAACAAGGCAATGCTCAAATCTGTTGGGCTTATGGTGGATTAAGTAGCCTTGAAACATTACTTATTAAAGATGGTGTAATAGATAATTCTTCTAACTCTTGGTACTCTGCTGCTCATGTTGATGCTTGGGGTACTCCAAGAAAAGACGGTACAGGTTGGCAGAGAGAATACTACAAAGGTGGTGGTTTCCCATACATTACAATGGGCTACCTAAGTAGCTGGAGTGGTGGTGTTTCTGAAAATGAATTTCCATACACAAGCCCACTAAGTCTTTTTGATATTAACAAAAAGTACAATATTAATGATGTTGTAACAGGCATTATGTATCTTGATTCTGAAGATAAAGACACTATCAAGAAGTCTATAAAAGATTACGGTGCAGTTACTACTCACTACAATGAATATTCAAAATTCTCTGCTGATGACACCCATTCATATTGTCCTGCTGAATCAAACTATATTTCAGGTCATTGCGTAAGTGTAGTAGGTTGGGATGATAACATCAGCAAAGAAAGTTTCACAGTAAATATTGACGGTAAAACATACACACCTAAGAAAGACGGTGCATGGTTATGCAGAAACAGTTGGGGTGACTACAACGACTTTGACGGTTACTTCTGGATTTCTTATGAAGACTATTACATATTCTCTGATGTATTTGGTCCATCATATGCTTTTACTGACTATATGAAAAACAATGTATCAAATACAATTCATCAGGTAGAAACATTTGGTGCTACTTATGAATTTGATTATCTTGATGAAGCATCAAAAGATACAACATACATTAATGTTCTAAATATTGATAACACAAATGAATATTTAAACAAAGTTATGTTTGAGTCAACAAGTGTTGGTGCTAACTACACACTATATTACATTCCTGTTGACAATGAAGGCACACCAAGTAGTGACAAGACAACTTGGAAAACACTTAAAACAGGTAAAGTACCATATAGTGGTTACTACACAGCTGATGTTGACCCTCTATATGTTAGCAAAGGCAAAATCGGTATTGGTGTTGAAATTGATACAACCGATACAAAAGCTATAAACGGTATCGGTGTTTCAGAATGGCTTGAAAATAAAGATGAAAGAATCTTTAATACTGAAGCTAAAAGAGGTCAAAGCTACATTTATACTGACAAAAATATCTTTCCTAACATTCCTAGTCTAAGCAAAAGCAAAGTAAATGATGTTATGGATTTTTACGAAGATGTTAATGATGACACAGAAGGTGGTAACTTTGTAATTAAGGGTATCACTTATAAAAGAGGAACACTTGCAGGGGATGCTAACCTAGATGGTGTAGTTAATATTGACGATGCAGTTTGTATTCAGAAAAGCACAATTCATAGCTACACACTTTCCAGTGAAGGTCAGATAAATGCTGACATTAATCAAGATGGTGTTGTAAATGTTAAAGATGTAACAGAAATTCAAAGATTACTTGCAAAAGTAACCGGCGATAATCAGTAA
- the gpr gene encoding GPR endopeptidase translates to MERRTDLALEARELFGEDIKGVKFEESEKEDIKVSRLKITSDKASAKLGKEKGTYVTLEMPPLSDNYKTPDEKLEVIAQEIKHLIPVNGLVMIAGLGNTEITPDALGPKSASKIIATRHIKGEVAKATGLDKLRPVAVVATGVTGKTGIETGEYLYSLIKKIKPNALIAIDALASRRLSRLGCTIQISDTGISPGAGVGNNRTKLSQETLGIPVIGIGVPTVVDASTLALDLFDTEDVRFSEQLKSMVNPNGRQMVVTPKEIDLLINRASELIALAINYALHSDLNLSDLMSLMY, encoded by the coding sequence ATGGAACGAAGAACAGACCTTGCTTTAGAAGCAAGAGAACTTTTTGGTGAAGATATTAAAGGTGTGAAATTTGAAGAAAGTGAAAAGGAAGATATTAAAGTTTCCAGACTAAAAATAACAAGTGATAAGGCAAGTGCAAAACTAGGTAAAGAAAAAGGAACTTATGTAACTTTAGAAATGCCACCACTTTCCGATAATTACAAAACACCTGATGAAAAGTTAGAAGTTATTGCACAGGAGATAAAGCACCTTATACCTGTAAATGGTCTGGTAATGATTGCAGGTTTAGGAAATACAGAAATAACTCCTGATGCACTAGGCCCAAAATCAGCATCAAAGATTATAGCTACCAGACATATAAAAGGCGAAGTTGCAAAGGCAACAGGTCTTGATAAACTTAGACCGGTTGCAGTAGTTGCTACCGGTGTAACAGGAAAAACAGGTATTGAAACAGGTGAGTATCTGTATAGCCTAATTAAGAAGATAAAGCCAAATGCACTTATTGCTATTGATGCTTTAGCTTCAAGACGACTTTCAAGACTTGGCTGTACAATTCAAATTAGTGATACGGGAATTTCTCCCGGTGCAGGTGTTGGCAACAACAGAACAAAATTATCACAAGAAACTTTAGGTATTCCGGTTATAGGTATAGGTGTGCCAACGGTAGTTGATGCATCAACCTTAGCACTTGATTTGTTTGATACGGAAGATGTAAGATTTTCGGAACAATTAAAAAGTATGGTAAATCCCAACGGCAGACAAATGGTAGTTACACCTAAAGAAATAGATTTGCTGATAAACAGAGCCTCTGAACTGATTGCACTTGCTATTAATTATGCACTTCATTCTGATTTAAATTTAAGCGACCTTATGAGCCTAATGTACTAA